One window of Nymphaea colorata isolate Beijing-Zhang1983 chromosome 11, ASM883128v2, whole genome shotgun sequence genomic DNA carries:
- the LOC116264032 gene encoding proteasome subunit alpha type-5: MQLVSAGPDPITPLEVLRRKTVPASCLLASAFFPLPLRQVYPDFVARSSPSAFWANGKMFLTRTEYDRGVNTFSPEGRLFQVEYAIEAIKLGSTAIGIKTKEGVVLAVEKRITSPLLEPSSVEKIMEIDEHIGCAMSGLIADARTLVEHARVETQNHRFSYGEPMTVESTTQALCDLALRFGEGDEESMSRPFGVSLLIAGHDENGPSLYYTDPSGTFWQCNAKAIGSGSEGADSSLQEQYNKDLSLLEAEKIALSILKQVMEEKVTPNNVDIAKVAPTYHLYSPSEVQAVISRL; this comes from the exons ATGCAGCTTGTATCCGCTGGACCCGATCCAATTACACCCCTAGAAGTCTTGCGTCGCAAGACTGTGCCGGCATCTTGCTTGCTTGCGTCCGCCTTTTTCCCTCTACCTCTCCGCCA GGTCTATCCTGATTTCGTGGCTAGGTCTTCGCCTTCTGCTTTTTGGGCTAACGGGAAAATGTTCCTCACTAG AACCGAGTACGACAGAGGTGTGAACACATTCTCCCCGGAAGGCAGATTGTTTCAAGTCGAATATGCGATCGAGGCGATCAAG TTGGGTTCAACTGCAATCGGAATAAAGACTAAGGAAGGTGTAGTTTTGGCTGTAGAGAAGCGGATCACCTCCCCATTACTG GAACCTAGTAGCGTGGAGAAAATCATGGAAATTGATGAACATATTGGATGTGCAATGAGTGGACTGATTGCTGATGCTCGCACATTAGTTGAGCATGCAAGGGTTGAAACCCAG AACCACAGGTTTTCATATGGTGAACCTATGACTGTGGAGTCTACCACCCAAGCACTCTGTGATCTAGCTCTTCGATTTGGTGAAGGTGATGAAGAGTCCATG TCTCGTCCATTTGGTGTGTCTCTCTTGATTGCTGGGCATGACGAGAATGGACCAAGCCT TTACTACACAGACCCATCTGGCACATTTTGGCAGTGCAATGCTAAAGCAATCGGATCTGGTTCAGAGGGAGCAGATAGTTCCTTGCAAGAACAGTACAATAAG GATCTCTCACTTTTAGAAGCAGAAAAGATTGCTCTGTCCATCTTGAAGCAAGTAATGGAAGAAAAG GTAACACCTAATAATGTTGACATTGCAAAAGTGGCTCCGACCTACCACCTTTATTCTCCTTCTGAGGTTCAGGCTGTCATCAGCCGTCTATAG